One region of Sardina pilchardus chromosome 18, fSarPil1.1, whole genome shotgun sequence genomic DNA includes:
- the prepl gene encoding prolyl endopeptidase-like — translation MHSITRSVLRSFTGGGACWSPVKPTTVTLAAARCYPSCHHVQFFKCPRQDQRYRNLVQRYRRKLRSAYNKYSDIPDNTVIQGRFHAYIEDGGTIYRCLHGPGVSEPEKVLSIAWLRGGEEEEEMEEEEGTLQRVRLSPGEHLLAATVKSPHQEESRCIVVRLVDVSLPHRPLLFLDNVFSFEWASDNTLFYSKQEGLKCQTVYRLDLTEEGVRNTLVYEEHDPEFFVEVGRSSDGQLLTLNSTSKSSSEVRIILSSTPDHAPGLVQPRQPGLVYYAEHARGELYILANTGPGQEYQLLRAPVCSGSMRSWVPVFTPAAGWTVRDMELLQDHCLFTLRHPSGRLHLQTVSLEDPSCVASLELPAWACVCESRRSSHTDQRSVRLLLSSPVRPPSLHAYSPSSPHLLLTQQDAAQDPPHQDCHTTRLQAPSQDGTMVPISLLHKPPLADLRAVPMLVHVYGAYGLELNMAFSPDKRLLLERGWALAYCHVRGGGERGLGWHRAGRLEMKQRGVDDLSACVQRLHALGVSTPGRTALTSRSAGAVLVGALLNQQPQLVRAVTVQAPFLDVLGTMQDPSLPLTVEERGEWGDPLSSPQHRDNIASYCPCANITPQHYPSMLITAYREDCRVPVSGVEKYVARLRAAVDTHSSVSMPRPEPDTHIILDLQPGGDHFGPEDFELSLCESARQMAFLHMELGLDQTAGHKHKEHKR, via the exons ATGCACTCTATCACTCGCTCCGTCCTACGCTCCTTCACTGGAGGAGGTGCATGCTGGTCCCCTGTCAAGCCAACTACAGTAACGTTAGCAGCAGCTAGGTGTTACCCCTCG tgtcatcaTGTGCAGTTCTTCAAATGTCCACGGCAGGACCAGAGGTACAGAAACCTTGTCCAGAGGTACAGAAGGAAACTGAGAAGTGCCTACAATAAGTACTCCGACATTCCGGACAACACTGTG ATCCAGGGGCGGTTCCATGCCTATATTGAGGATGGAGGCACCATCTACAGATGTTTGCATGGACCAG GTGTATCTGAGCCAGAGAAGGTTCTCAGCATTGCCTGGCTcagaggaggtgaggaagaggaggagatggaggaggaagaggggaccTTGCAGAGGGTGCGTCTGTCTCCAGGTGAACACCTGCTGGCCGCCACAGTGAAGTCCCCACACCAAGAGGAGTCCAGATGCATTGTGGTCCGGCTGGTCGACGTCTCGTTACCCCACCGCCCGCTGCTCTTTCTGGATAATGTGTTTAGTTTTG AATGGGCTTCGGATAACACACTCTTCTACAGTAAACAGGAGGGTCTTAAGTGTCAGACTGTATATCGCCTGGACCTAACAGAGGAAGGAGTTAGAAACACCCTTGTGTATGAGGAGCATGACCCTGA GTTCTTTGTGGAGGTGGGCCGTTCAAGTGATGGACAGCTGCTGACGCTCAACAGCACCAGTAAGAGCAGCTCAGAGGTGAGAATCATCTTAAGCTCCACCCCAGACCACGCCCCCGGCCTGGTGCAGCCACGGCAACCAGGGCTGGTCTACTATGCGGAGCACGCTAGAGGAGAGCTCTACATCCTGGCCAACACAGGACCGGGCCAAGAgtatcag CTGCTCAGGGCCCCTGTGTGCTCTGGGTCCATGCGGAGCTGGGTGCCCGTGTTCACGCCCGCTGCAGGGTGGACAGTCAGGGACATGGAGCTGCTGCAGGACCACTGCCTATTTACACTCAGGCACCCAAGTGGACGCCTACACCTGCAGACAGTGTCTCTAGAAGACCCCAGCTGTGTGGCATCCCTCGAG CTCCCagcgtgggcgtgtgtgtgtgagagtcggAGATcgtcacacactgaccagcggaGTGTCCGGTTGCTCCTGTCCTCTCCGGTGCGCCCCCCCTCCCTGCACGcctactccccctcctccccccacctgCTCCTCACACAGCAAGACGCAGCACAGGACCCGCCACACCAAGACTGCCATACCACACGCCTGCAGGCCCccagccag GATGGCACCATGGtgcccatctctctcctgcacaAGCCGCCTCTGGCTGACCTGCGGGCAGTGCccatgcttgtgcatgtgtacggAGCCTACGGCCTCGAGCTCAACATGGCCTTCAGTCCAGACAagaggctgctgctggagcGTGGGTGGGCCTTGGCCTACTGCCACGTCAG gggTGGAGGTGAGAGGGGTCTGGGTTGGCACCGTGCGGGCCGTCTGGAGATGAAGCAGCGTGGGGTGGATGACCTGTCCGCCTGCGTCCAGAGGCTCCATGCTCTGGGAGTGTCCACGCCGGGCCGCACCGCGCTGACCTCCCGCAGTGCCGGGGCAGTCCTAGTGGGGGCGCTGCTCAACCAGCAGCCTCAGCTCGTCAGGGCCGTCACCGTGCAG GCACCTTTTCTGGACGTGCTGGGCACCATGCAGGACCCCTCTCTGCCCTTGACCGTGGAGGAGAGAGGCGAGTGGGGGGACCCCCTGAGTAGCCCTCAGCACAGGGACAACATCGCCTCCTACTGCCCGTGCGCTAACATCACGCCACAG cacTACCCCTCTATGCTGATCACAGCCTACAGAGAGGACTGTCGAGTGCCTGTGTCAGGTGTGGAGAAGTACGTCGCGAGACTGCGGGCCGCTGTcgacacacactccagtgtgagcatgccca GACCTGAACCAGACACCCACATCATTCTGGACCTGCAGCCTGGAGGAGACCATTTTGGGCCCGAGGACTTTGAGCTGTCCTTGTGTGAG AGTGCAAGACAGATGGCCTTTCTGCACATGGAGTTGGGCCTGGACCAGACAGCTGGACACAAGCACAAGGAGCACAAACGCTGA